From Micromonospora rhizosphaerae, the proteins below share one genomic window:
- a CDS encoding DUF2188 domain-containing protein: MTDHADKGGHDMAKGDIETYNEDGQWKNRPEGNQRASTVHDTKAEAEATGRQMASERDVEHVIKKQDGTISEKNTYPRSRDPRQIKG; encoded by the coding sequence GTGACCGACCACGCCGACAAGGGAGGCCACGACATGGCGAAGGGCGACATCGAGACGTACAACGAGGATGGGCAGTGGAAGAACCGTCCTGAGGGAAACCAGCGCGCGAGCACGGTGCACGACACCAAGGCAGAAGCGGAAGCAACGGGCCGACAGATGGCCAGTGAGCGCGACGTCGAACACGTGATCAAGAAGCAAGACGGCACCATAAGCGAGAAGAACACCTACCCCCGTAGCCGCGACCCTCGCCAGATCAAGGGCTGA
- a CDS encoding alpha/beta hydrolase — translation MSTIVLIHGLWLTPRSWEHWVPYYESKGHRVLTPAYPGFDVEVEALRADPTPIATVTVPETLAHLEKVVTSLDEKPILIGHSFGGAFTQLLLDRGHGAAGVVIDSAPPEGILVTPPSQIKSLFPVLNNPAKRHQAVGLTPEQWHYAFTNNLSAEDSKAAYDRYAIPTPGSWVWDGLLANLQPGKQDTWVDFRNADRAPLLFIAGGSDHVLPPSVNKSNAHHYKGEGTITDYIEFPGRSHWTCVEPGWEQVADTALDWALRHAR, via the coding sequence GTGAGCACCATCGTCCTCATCCACGGCCTCTGGCTCACCCCGCGCAGCTGGGAACACTGGGTCCCGTACTACGAGAGCAAGGGCCACCGGGTGCTTACGCCCGCGTACCCGGGCTTCGACGTCGAGGTGGAGGCGCTGCGCGCCGACCCGACACCGATCGCCACGGTCACCGTGCCGGAGACCCTCGCCCACCTGGAGAAGGTCGTCACCAGCCTGGACGAGAAGCCAATCCTCATCGGGCACTCGTTCGGCGGGGCCTTCACCCAGCTGCTGCTCGACCGCGGGCACGGCGCCGCCGGTGTCGTCATCGACTCCGCGCCGCCGGAAGGCATCCTGGTCACGCCGCCGTCGCAGATCAAGTCGCTGTTCCCGGTCCTCAACAACCCGGCCAAGCGCCATCAGGCCGTGGGTCTCACACCCGAACAGTGGCACTACGCGTTCACCAACAACCTGTCGGCCGAGGACTCGAAGGCCGCCTACGACCGGTACGCCATCCCGACGCCCGGCAGCTGGGTGTGGGACGGCCTGCTGGCCAATCTCCAACCCGGCAAGCAGGACACCTGGGTCGACTTCCGCAACGCCGACCGGGCGCCGCTGCTGTTCATCGCCGGAGGGTCCGACCACGTCCTGCCGCCGTCGGTGAACAAGTCCAACGCCCACCACTACAAGGGCGAAGGCACGATCACCGACTACATCGAGTTCCCCGGCCGATCGCACTGGACCTGCGTCGAGCCCGGCTGGGAACAGGTCGCCGACACGGCACTCGACTGGGCGCTGCGGCACGCCCGGTGA
- a CDS encoding MarR family winged helix-turn-helix transcriptional regulator: MATDDVDVIVEQWRRERAGMRPEPMAVFGRIYRLARLVGDSQETVYADWGISRGDFDVLAALRRSGEPYTLAPKALAAGLMLTSGGMTGRLDRLERAGLVRRTPDPADRRGLRVSLTDDGRRVVEESVEAGLAVQRRILDALPPEDQERLADLLRTLLAAAESRA; the protein is encoded by the coding sequence GTGGCAACGGACGACGTGGACGTCATCGTCGAGCAGTGGCGGCGGGAGCGGGCCGGGATGCGGCCCGAGCCGATGGCTGTGTTCGGCCGGATCTACCGATTGGCCCGGCTGGTCGGCGACAGCCAGGAGACGGTGTACGCCGACTGGGGGATCAGCCGGGGCGACTTCGACGTGCTCGCCGCGCTGCGCCGCTCCGGCGAGCCGTACACCCTGGCGCCGAAGGCGCTCGCCGCCGGGCTGATGCTCACCTCCGGCGGGATGACCGGCCGGCTCGACCGGCTGGAACGGGCCGGGCTGGTCCGGCGTACCCCGGACCCGGCGGACCGGCGCGGGCTGCGGGTCAGCCTCACCGACGATGGCCGGCGCGTGGTGGAGGAGTCGGTCGAGGCGGGGCTCGCCGTGCAGCGGCGGATCCTCGACGCGCTGCCGCCGGAGGACCAGGAGCGCCTGGCCGACCTGCTGCGTACGCTGCTCGCCGCCGCCGAATCGCGGGCCTGA
- the ychF gene encoding redox-regulated ATPase YchF → MSLTIGIVGLPNVGKSTLFNALTKNDVLAANYPFATIEPNVGVVGLPDERLDQLAEIFSSQKLLPAPVSFVDIAGLVRGASKGQGRGNAFLANIRDASAICQVVRAFSDPNVVHVDGKVSPADDIETINTELILADLQTLEKALPRLEKEAKLRKDRGAALTAAKQAVEVLDKGITLYAGAAAAKIELEHLRELHLLTTKPFLYVFNVDEAELANPEFLDELRALVAPAEAVFMDAKIESELVDLPEEEARELLESIGQSERGLDQLVRVGFRTLGLQTYLTAGPKEARAWTVPIGATAPEAAGVIHSDFQRGFIKAEVVSYDDLVAAGSMAAAKAAGKVRIEGKEYVMQDGDVVEFRFNV, encoded by the coding sequence GTGAGTCTCACCATCGGCATCGTCGGCCTGCCCAACGTCGGCAAGAGCACCCTGTTCAACGCGCTGACCAAGAACGACGTGCTCGCGGCGAACTACCCGTTCGCCACCATCGAGCCGAACGTCGGCGTGGTCGGGCTGCCGGACGAGCGGCTGGACCAGCTCGCGGAGATCTTCTCCTCGCAGAAGCTGCTGCCGGCGCCGGTGTCGTTCGTCGACATCGCCGGCCTGGTCCGGGGCGCCTCGAAGGGGCAGGGCCGGGGCAACGCGTTCCTGGCGAACATCCGCGACGCCTCGGCGATCTGCCAGGTGGTGCGCGCCTTCTCCGACCCGAACGTGGTGCACGTCGACGGCAAGGTCTCCCCGGCCGACGACATCGAGACGATCAACACCGAGCTGATCCTGGCCGACCTCCAGACCCTCGAGAAGGCGCTGCCCCGGCTGGAGAAGGAGGCCAAGCTCCGTAAGGACCGGGGCGCCGCCCTGACCGCGGCCAAGCAGGCGGTCGAGGTCCTGGACAAGGGCATCACCCTGTACGCCGGCGCGGCGGCCGCGAAGATCGAGCTGGAGCACCTGCGGGAGCTGCACCTGCTCACCACCAAGCCCTTCCTCTACGTCTTCAACGTCGACGAGGCCGAGCTGGCCAACCCCGAGTTCCTCGACGAGCTGCGGGCGCTGGTCGCCCCGGCCGAGGCGGTCTTCATGGACGCGAAGATCGAGTCCGAGCTGGTGGACCTGCCCGAGGAGGAGGCCCGCGAGCTGCTGGAGTCGATCGGGCAGTCCGAGCGGGGCTTGGACCAGCTCGTCCGGGTCGGCTTCCGCACGCTCGGGCTCCAGACGTACCTGACGGCGGGCCCCAAGGAGGCGCGGGCCTGGACCGTCCCGATCGGCGCGACCGCGCCCGAGGCCGCGGGCGTCATCCACTCCGACTTCCAGCGCGGCTTCATCAAGGCCGAGGTGGTTTCCTACGACGACCTGGTCGCGGCCGGATCGATGGCGGCGGCGAAGGCCGCCGGCAAGGTCCGGATCGAGGGCAAGGAGTACGTCATGCAGGACGGGGACGTGGTGGAGTTCCGCTTCAACGTCTGA
- a CDS encoding fumarate reductase/succinate dehydrogenase flavoprotein subunit — MTETRIERHHYDVVVIGAGGAGLRAAIEARLAGKKTAIISKSLFGKAHTVMAEGGAAAAMGNMNSRDNWQVHFRDTMRGGKFLNNFRMAELHAKESPQRIWELETYGALFDRTKDGRISQRNFGGHEYPRLAHVGDRTGLELIRTLQQKIVSLQQEDKREFGDYEARIRVFAETTITELMLDGDRIAGAFGYYRESGEFLLFEAPAVVLATGGVGRSYKVTSNSWEYTGDGHALALRAGATLINMEFLQFHPTGMVWPPSVKGILVTESVRGDGGVLKNSEGKRFMFDYVPDVFRKQYAETAEEADRWYDDPDHNRRPPELLPRDEVARAINSEVKAGRGTPAGGVYLDIASRLPAAEIRRRLPSMYHQFKELADVDITEEPMEVGPTCHYVMGGVEVDPDSGAAAGRVRGLYAAGEVSGGMHGSNRLGGNSLSDLLVFGKRAGGHAATYAEQLTSRPKIAIAAVEAAVETALAPLQRDTGESPYTLQQDLQAVMGELVGIIRREGELRDALGKLSELRERVAKVSAAGGRRYNPGWHLALDLRNMLVVSECTAKAALERQESRGGHTREDFPKMDATWRRVNLVCSLEGDTVRLEHKPLPKMRLELMKLFDRAELAKYLTDEELAEFDALAEKES, encoded by the coding sequence ATGACTGAGACTCGAATCGAACGACACCACTACGACGTCGTCGTGATCGGGGCCGGCGGCGCCGGCCTGCGCGCGGCGATCGAGGCCCGGCTGGCGGGCAAGAAGACGGCCATCATCTCGAAGTCGCTCTTCGGCAAGGCGCACACGGTGATGGCCGAGGGTGGCGCGGCCGCCGCCATGGGGAACATGAACAGCCGGGACAACTGGCAGGTGCACTTCCGCGACACGATGCGCGGCGGCAAGTTCCTCAACAACTTCCGGATGGCCGAGCTGCACGCGAAGGAGTCGCCGCAGCGGATCTGGGAGCTGGAGACGTACGGGGCGCTCTTCGACCGCACCAAGGACGGGAGGATCTCGCAGCGCAACTTCGGCGGCCACGAGTACCCGCGCCTGGCGCACGTCGGCGACCGGACCGGCCTGGAGCTGATCCGCACCCTCCAGCAGAAGATCGTCTCCCTCCAGCAGGAGGACAAGCGCGAGTTCGGCGACTACGAGGCCCGGATCAGGGTCTTCGCCGAGACCACCATCACCGAGCTGATGCTCGACGGCGACCGGATCGCCGGCGCGTTCGGCTACTACCGGGAGTCGGGCGAGTTCCTCCTCTTCGAGGCCCCGGCAGTGGTGCTGGCCACCGGTGGCGTCGGCCGGTCCTACAAGGTCACCTCGAACTCCTGGGAGTACACCGGGGACGGACACGCGCTGGCACTGCGCGCCGGGGCGACTCTGATCAACATGGAGTTCCTCCAGTTCCACCCGACCGGCATGGTCTGGCCGCCCTCGGTGAAGGGCATCCTGGTCACCGAGTCGGTCCGCGGTGACGGCGGCGTGCTGAAGAACTCCGAGGGCAAGCGGTTCATGTTCGACTACGTCCCCGACGTCTTCCGCAAGCAGTACGCGGAGACAGCGGAGGAGGCGGACCGCTGGTACGACGACCCGGACCACAACCGGCGTCCGCCCGAGCTGCTCCCCCGCGACGAGGTCGCCCGCGCGATCAACAGCGAGGTCAAGGCCGGTCGGGGTACGCCGGCCGGCGGCGTCTACCTGGACATCGCCTCCCGGCTGCCGGCCGCGGAGATCCGCCGCCGCCTGCCGTCGATGTACCACCAGTTCAAGGAGCTGGCCGACGTCGACATCACCGAGGAGCCGATGGAGGTCGGCCCGACCTGCCACTACGTCATGGGTGGCGTCGAGGTGGACCCGGACAGCGGCGCCGCGGCCGGCCGGGTCCGGGGTCTCTACGCCGCTGGTGAGGTCTCCGGCGGCATGCACGGCTCCAACCGGCTCGGCGGCAACTCGCTGTCCGACCTGCTGGTCTTCGGTAAGCGGGCGGGCGGCCACGCCGCGACGTACGCCGAGCAGCTCACCTCGCGCCCGAAGATCGCCATCGCGGCGGTGGAGGCCGCGGTGGAGACGGCGCTGGCCCCGCTCCAGCGGGACACCGGGGAGAGCCCGTACACCCTGCAGCAGGACCTCCAGGCGGTGATGGGCGAGCTGGTCGGCATCATCCGGCGAGAGGGTGAGCTGCGCGACGCCCTGGGCAAGCTGAGCGAGCTGCGCGAGCGGGTGGCCAAGGTGAGCGCGGCCGGCGGCCGGCGTTACAACCCGGGCTGGCACCTGGCGCTGGACCTGCGCAACATGCTGGTGGTCTCGGAGTGCACCGCGAAGGCGGCGCTGGAGCGGCAGGAGTCGCGCGGCGGGCACACCCGGGAGGACTTCCCGAAGATGGACGCGACGTGGCGCCGGGTCAACCTGGTCTGCTCCCTCGAGGGCGACACCGTCCGCCTGGAGCACAAGCCGCTGCCGAAGATGCGTCTGGAGCTGATGAAGCTCTTCGACCGGGCGGAGCTGGCCAAGTACCTGACCGACGAGGAGCTCGCCGAGTTCGACGCCCTCGCTGAGAAGGAGAGCTGA
- a CDS encoding (deoxy)nucleoside triphosphate pyrophosphohydrolase, which translates to MRTERVSGNGQADRREPKVVVGAAIIANGRVLACARAAPPEVAGRWEFPGGKVEPGESETAALIRECAEELAVRVEIGQRVGRDVRMAHGRSVLRVYTARLLHGDQPKPLEHSELRWLSAAELDTVSWLPADAPIVAALRPLLLSDRSH; encoded by the coding sequence GTGCGGACCGAACGGGTAAGCGGGAACGGGCAGGCCGACCGGCGCGAGCCGAAGGTCGTCGTGGGAGCGGCGATCATCGCGAACGGGCGGGTCCTCGCCTGTGCGCGCGCCGCGCCGCCCGAGGTGGCCGGCCGGTGGGAGTTCCCCGGCGGCAAGGTCGAGCCGGGCGAGAGCGAGACCGCGGCGCTGATCCGGGAGTGCGCCGAGGAGCTCGCCGTACGCGTGGAGATCGGCCAGCGGGTCGGCCGCGACGTCCGGATGGCGCACGGCCGCTCCGTCCTCCGGGTGTACACGGCCCGCCTCCTGCACGGCGACCAGCCGAAGCCCCTGGAGCACTCGGAGTTGCGCTGGCTCTCCGCCGCCGAGCTGGACACCGTCAGCTGGCTCCCCGCCGACGCCCCCATCGTCGCCGCCCTCCGCCCCCTCCTGCTGTCCGACCGATCCCACTGA
- a CDS encoding succinate dehydrogenase/fumarate reductase iron-sulfur subunit — translation MGEQKSPAAGKPAVKRQFRIWRGDENGGELQDYMVEVKEGEVVLDVIHRLQNTDAPDLACRWNCKAGKCGSCSMEINGKPRLSCMTRMSTFAEDETVTVTPLRTFPVIRDLVTDVSFNYQKALETPAFAPPADVAPGDYRMQQVDVERSQEFRKCIECFLCQTVCHVIRDHEENKEAFAGPRFFIRAAELDMHPLDARTDRREYAQQEQGLGYCNITKCCTEVCPEHIKITDNGIIPMKERVVDRRYDPLVWLGSKIFRRGQVPQTFVTSAQHGGAAHPGATQGEAHLHSHAGASHDPRHEAQAQRGVNWHRQVPRPTEAAVDDRGKLPLTELTFDRAAAPSPFGDDVHFPLPPEHLNFAHPQQDEPKH, via the coding sequence ATGGGTGAGCAGAAATCCCCGGCGGCCGGCAAGCCGGCCGTGAAGCGACAGTTCCGCATCTGGCGGGGCGACGAGAACGGCGGCGAGCTGCAGGACTACATGGTCGAGGTGAAGGAGGGCGAGGTCGTCCTCGACGTCATCCACCGCCTGCAGAACACCGACGCGCCGGACCTGGCCTGCCGCTGGAACTGCAAGGCGGGCAAGTGCGGCTCCTGCTCGATGGAGATCAACGGCAAGCCGCGGCTGAGCTGCATGACCCGGATGTCCACCTTTGCGGAGGACGAGACCGTCACCGTCACCCCGCTGCGGACCTTCCCGGTCATCCGGGACCTGGTCACTGACGTCTCCTTCAACTACCAGAAGGCCCTGGAGACGCCGGCCTTCGCGCCGCCGGCCGACGTGGCCCCGGGCGACTACCGGATGCAGCAGGTGGACGTCGAGCGCTCGCAGGAGTTCCGCAAGTGCATCGAGTGCTTCCTGTGCCAGACCGTCTGCCACGTGATCCGCGACCACGAGGAGAACAAGGAGGCCTTCGCCGGCCCGCGGTTCTTCATCCGGGCCGCCGAGCTGGACATGCACCCGCTCGACGCCAGGACCGACCGCAGGGAGTACGCGCAGCAGGAGCAGGGCCTCGGCTACTGCAACATCACCAAGTGCTGCACCGAGGTCTGCCCGGAGCACATCAAGATCACCGACAACGGGATCATCCCCATGAAGGAGCGGGTCGTCGACCGCAGGTACGATCCACTCGTGTGGCTCGGTAGCAAGATCTTCCGGAGGGGTCAGGTGCCTCAGACCTTCGTGACCAGCGCGCAGCACGGCGGCGCGGCGCACCCAGGTGCGACCCAGGGCGAAGCGCATCTGCATTCGCACGCGGGCGCGTCGCATGACCCGCGGCACGAGGCGCAGGCGCAGCGCGGCGTGAACTGGCACCGCCAGGTGCCCCGCCCGACCGAAGCGGCCGTCGACGACCGCGGCAAGCTCCCGCTGACGGAGCTGACCTTCGACCGCGCGGCCGCGCCGTCGCCGTTCGGTGACGACGTCCACTTCCCGCTGCCGCCCGAGCACCTGAACTTCGCCCACCCGCAGCAGGACGAGCCGAAGCACTGA
- a CDS encoding DUF998 domain-containing protein, producing the protein MTSESSTLADRAALRAASPSRTTRGLLVCGALAGPVFVVTVAAQAFTRDGYDLRRHPISLLTLGTLGWIQMSAFIGAGLLSAAYAVGLRRALRPGPAGAWVPPLVGVFGLGLIVGGGFRPDPALGFPPGAPAGNADPMSWHGIVHAVAPPLAFTALVLACFVVVRRAVVLRQPCWAAYSAATGMVALALVAWPGQEGLSVRLALAVTLAFAWTTTLALRLLSGDRVASSGPRRV; encoded by the coding sequence GTGACGAGCGAGTCCAGCACGCTGGCCGACCGCGCGGCACTACGGGCCGCGTCCCCTTCCCGGACCACCCGGGGGCTGCTGGTCTGCGGCGCTCTGGCCGGGCCGGTCTTCGTCGTGACGGTGGCGGCGCAGGCCTTCACCCGCGACGGCTACGACCTCCGCCGGCACCCGATCAGCCTGCTCACCCTCGGCACCCTGGGCTGGATCCAGATGTCGGCGTTCATCGGCGCCGGCCTGCTCAGCGCCGCGTACGCCGTCGGGTTGCGGCGTGCCCTGCGCCCCGGCCCGGCGGGAGCCTGGGTGCCGCCACTTGTCGGTGTCTTCGGCCTCGGCCTGATCGTGGGCGGGGGGTTTCGGCCGGACCCGGCGCTCGGCTTCCCGCCCGGCGCTCCCGCGGGGAACGCGGACCCGATGAGCTGGCACGGCATCGTGCACGCCGTCGCCCCGCCGCTCGCCTTCACCGCCCTGGTGCTGGCCTGCTTCGTGGTGGTCCGCCGGGCCGTCGTGCTGCGGCAGCCCTGCTGGGCGGCCTACAGTGCGGCCACCGGCATGGTCGCCCTGGCGCTGGTGGCCTGGCCCGGCCAGGAGGGGCTGAGCGTACGGCTCGCCCTCGCGGTCACCCTCGCCTTCGCCTGGACCACCACGCTGGCGCTGCGCCTGCTCTCCGGCGACCGGGTCGCGAGCAGCGGGCCTCGACGGGTCTAG
- a CDS encoding SRPBCC family protein, whose product MTSTTRTVQVYRIYIKATPEAVWAAITDPEWSERYGYRSPAHYELRPGGRYRGLASPEMTAVGVPELAVEGEVLEVDPPRRLVQTWHPLWGAEAAAEPPTRLTYEIDEISPGVTRLTVVHDVTDAPSVAAMVGGEVPNAGGGWSEVLSDLKTLLETGKPLAC is encoded by the coding sequence ATGACCAGCACCACGCGTACCGTCCAGGTCTACCGGATCTACATCAAGGCGACGCCGGAGGCGGTCTGGGCGGCGATCACCGATCCGGAATGGAGCGAGCGGTACGGCTACCGGTCGCCCGCGCACTACGAGCTGCGCCCCGGTGGCCGGTACCGCGGCCTCGCGAGCCCGGAAATGACGGCGGTGGGCGTGCCGGAGCTGGCCGTCGAGGGCGAGGTCCTCGAGGTCGACCCTCCGCGCCGGCTGGTGCAGACCTGGCACCCGCTCTGGGGCGCGGAGGCCGCCGCCGAGCCGCCCACCCGCCTGACGTACGAGATCGATGAGATCAGCCCGGGCGTCACCCGGCTGACGGTGGTCCACGACGTCACCGACGCGCCCAGCGTGGCGGCGATGGTCGGCGGGGAGGTGCCGAACGCCGGCGGCGGCTGGAGCGAGGTGCTCAGCGACCTCAAGACGCTGTTGGAGACCGGCAAGCCACTGGCCTGCTGA
- a CDS encoding 4a-hydroxytetrahydrobiopterin dehydratase — protein sequence MRVLFNGRAKRDYLSDALTLLSGWTREGEQIRRNLVLDETQHAALTERIKVVADALRLRPEISRRADRTQIRVGHGDGEPLTEGEVLLAARIEDAVRAVTGS from the coding sequence ATGCGCGTGCTGTTCAACGGCCGGGCGAAACGCGATTACCTCAGCGACGCGCTCACCCTGCTGTCCGGGTGGACCCGGGAGGGTGAGCAGATCCGACGGAACCTCGTCCTCGACGAAACCCAGCACGCGGCCCTCACCGAGCGGATCAAGGTGGTCGCGGACGCGCTGCGCCTGCGCCCGGAGATCAGCCGCCGGGCCGACCGCACCCAGATCCGGGTCGGGCACGGCGACGGCGAGCCGCTGACCGAGGGCGAGGTCCTGCTCGCCGCCCGCATCGAGGACGCCGTCCGCGCGGTCACCGGCTCCTGA
- a CDS encoding ArsR/SmtB family transcription factor yields MPDDDLVFKALADPTRRFLLDLLFARDGRTLTELESELEMTRFGVMKHLRVLEEAGLVVSRRSGREKLHFLNPVPIRQIHDRWIDKYTAHHASALVDLKAELEDQ; encoded by the coding sequence GTGCCCGACGACGATCTCGTGTTCAAGGCGCTCGCCGACCCGACGCGGCGTTTCCTGCTCGACCTGCTCTTCGCCCGGGACGGACGCACCCTGACCGAGCTGGAGTCCGAGCTGGAGATGACCCGCTTCGGCGTCATGAAGCACCTGCGCGTGCTGGAGGAGGCGGGTCTCGTCGTCTCCCGCCGGTCGGGCCGGGAAAAGCTGCACTTCCTCAACCCCGTGCCGATCCGCCAGATCCACGACCGGTGGATCGACAAGTACACCGCGCACCACGCGTCGGCACTCGTCGACCTGAAAGCCGAGTTGGAGGACCAGTGA
- a CDS encoding glycogen debranching N-terminal domain-containing protein translates to MTATQRPTPADPMPEARARHGVPSGACRDLPPELGPDAIGVLEGRTFMFSDAVGNVPRGSIGGLVHDDTRFIGQWELTINEAPLLVLSSGAVDAHSAAFFLANSNLPDLPANRIGVRRQRFVGDGLYERIEVRYFGIEPVSFRLRLAVGTDFADLFEIKESGRDRAADIVRRHEPDGSALEFAYRNGDYSAMARVEAEPVADRLDGDALVWDLHLDRGQRWGCQLWVPLRCGEESYRPTVREFGHVFEHGPDDPSTRWAAEKPHLETDTDLLRNAYHRSAADLVSMRIEKTIGGEPVVLIAAGLPWFMTAFGRDTLITAYQTMTCGAEVARGALIVMAAHQAQTFDDFTDREPGKIFHEFRTGELTQLGLKPYRPYYGGADSTALWLILLSEYWRWTGDHELVHRLRGNADAALRWIDRYGDRDGDGYVEYATRSTQGLGNQCWRDSPDGVQFADGTIPVLPIATCETQGYTYDAKLRAAELADGPWQEPDLARRLRAAATRLREQFNQDYWVPERGGYYAVGLDGDKRRIDSMTSNMGHLLWSGIVPQDRAGQVAARLMSDEMFSGWGVRTLSTADMGYNPIGYHLGTVWPHDNSIIAAGLARYGYRDEANRIAMAMLNAAAYSQHRLPEAFSGYDQSFGREPVPYPTACNPQAWASGAPLLFLRTMLGLGPHGGALHADPQIPAELGRIRLSNVAALGRRWNVEAAGNRSTVRPVG, encoded by the coding sequence GTGACGGCGACACAGCGACCGACGCCCGCTGACCCGATGCCGGAGGCGCGGGCACGCCACGGCGTGCCCAGCGGCGCCTGCCGAGACCTACCCCCGGAGTTGGGGCCCGATGCGATCGGCGTACTCGAGGGTCGCACGTTCATGTTCTCCGACGCCGTCGGAAACGTGCCGAGAGGTTCGATCGGCGGCCTCGTCCACGACGACACCCGGTTCATCGGCCAGTGGGAGCTGACGATCAACGAGGCGCCCCTGCTGGTGCTGTCCTCCGGAGCCGTGGATGCCCACTCCGCGGCGTTCTTCCTGGCCAACTCCAACCTGCCCGATCTGCCCGCGAATCGGATCGGGGTGCGGCGGCAGCGGTTCGTCGGTGACGGGCTCTACGAACGCATCGAGGTGCGGTACTTCGGGATCGAGCCGGTATCCTTCCGGCTGCGCTTGGCGGTCGGCACCGACTTCGCCGACTTGTTCGAGATCAAGGAGTCCGGCCGCGACCGCGCTGCGGACATCGTCCGCCGGCATGAGCCGGACGGCTCGGCGCTCGAGTTCGCCTACCGCAACGGCGACTACTCGGCCATGGCGCGAGTCGAGGCCGAGCCGGTCGCAGACCGGCTCGACGGGGACGCTCTGGTCTGGGACCTCCACCTCGACCGGGGACAGCGCTGGGGGTGCCAGCTGTGGGTCCCGTTGCGCTGTGGCGAGGAAAGCTACCGTCCCACGGTCCGGGAGTTCGGGCACGTGTTCGAACACGGGCCGGACGATCCGTCGACCCGGTGGGCGGCGGAGAAGCCGCATCTGGAGACCGACACGGACCTGCTGCGCAACGCCTACCACAGGTCGGCGGCCGACCTGGTGTCGATGCGGATCGAAAAGACCATAGGCGGGGAACCGGTGGTTCTGATCGCCGCGGGGCTGCCGTGGTTCATGACGGCGTTCGGTCGGGACACGTTGATCACTGCCTACCAGACCATGACCTGCGGTGCCGAGGTGGCCCGCGGCGCCCTGATCGTGATGGCCGCGCACCAGGCACAGACGTTCGACGACTTCACCGACCGGGAACCGGGGAAGATCTTCCACGAGTTCCGCACAGGTGAGCTGACCCAGCTCGGCCTCAAGCCTTACCGTCCCTACTACGGCGGCGCGGACAGCACCGCTCTGTGGCTGATCCTGCTCTCCGAGTACTGGCGGTGGACCGGCGACCACGAACTCGTGCACCGGCTGCGCGGCAACGCCGATGCCGCCCTCCGGTGGATCGACCGCTACGGCGACCGTGACGGGGACGGCTACGTCGAATACGCCACCCGCTCCACGCAAGGCCTGGGTAACCAGTGCTGGCGGGATTCCCCGGACGGGGTGCAGTTTGCCGACGGCACCATCCCCGTGCTTCCGATCGCCACCTGCGAGACACAGGGCTACACGTACGACGCGAAGCTGCGCGCGGCCGAACTCGCCGACGGCCCGTGGCAGGAACCTGACCTGGCGCGGCGGCTGCGCGCAGCGGCCACCCGGCTACGTGAGCAGTTCAATCAGGACTACTGGGTCCCTGAGCGGGGTGGCTACTACGCCGTCGGCCTCGACGGTGACAAGCGCCGCATCGACTCGATGACGTCGAACATGGGTCACCTGCTGTGGAGCGGCATCGTGCCGCAGGACCGCGCCGGCCAGGTCGCGGCGCGGCTGATGTCCGACGAGATGTTCTCCGGCTGGGGCGTGCGCACCCTGTCCACCGCCGATATGGGCTACAACCCCATCGGATACCACCTCGGCACCGTCTGGCCACACGACAACTCGATCATCGCCGCCGGGCTGGCCCGATACGGCTACCGCGACGAGGCCAACCGCATTGCCATGGCCATGCTGAACGCGGCCGCCTACTCCCAGCACCGGCTGCCTGAGGCGTTCTCCGGCTACGACCAGTCCTTCGGCCGCGAGCCCGTGCCCTATCCGACCGCGTGCAATCCGCAGGCGTGGGCCAGCGGAGCGCCCCTGCTGTTTCTGCGCACCATGCTCGGCCTGGGACCACACGGTGGCGCGTTGCACGCCGACCCGCAGATACCCGCCGAGCTCGGACGGATCCGCCTGAGCAACGTCGCGGCCCTCGGCCGACGGTGGAACGTCGAGGCAGCCGGCAACCGCTCCACTGTTCGGCCCGTCGGGTGA